In Streptomyces sp. NBC_00878, a single window of DNA contains:
- the shc gene encoding squalene--hopene cyclase — protein sequence MTATTDGSTGALPPRAASASETRTTTPAAAGSADTRDAAERAIHRATDFLLSTQDAQGWWKGDLETNVTMDAEDLLLRQFLGIRDEKTTHAAALFIRGEQREDGTWATFYGGPGELSTTIEGYVALRLAGDAPDEPHMARASAWIREQGGIAAARVFTRIWLALFGWWKWDDLPELPPELMFFPKWVPLNIYDFGCWARQTIVPLTVVSAKRPVRPAPFPLDELHTDASNPNPVKPLAPVASWDGVFQRLDKALHTYRKVAPRGLRRAAMNTAARWIIERQENDGCWGGIQPPAVYSIIALHLLGYDLEHPVMREGLASLDRFTVWREDGARMIEACQSPVWDTCLATIALADAGVPADHPQLVKAADWMLGEEIVRPGDWAVKRPRLQPGGWAFEFHNDNYPDIDDTAEVVLALRRVKHHDPERAEKAIGRAVRWNLGMQSKNGAWGAFDVDNTSMFPNKLPFCDFGEVIDPPSADVTAHVVEMLAIEGLSHDPRTRRGIEWLLAEQEANGSWFGRWGVNYVYGTGSVVPALVAAGLPGSHPAIRRAVAWLETVQNDDGGWGEDLRSYHDVAEWSGRGASTASQTAWALLALLAAGERESKVVERAVAWLAETQLADGSWDEPYFTGTGFPWDFSINYHLYRQVFPLTALGRYVNGEPFADRQSAFGRAS from the coding sequence ATGACAGCGACGACCGACGGAAGCACCGGGGCCCTGCCGCCCCGCGCAGCCTCGGCCAGCGAAACCCGCACGACGACTCCCGCGGCGGCCGGGAGTGCCGATACCCGAGACGCCGCCGAGCGCGCCATACACCGCGCCACCGACTTCCTGCTCTCCACGCAGGACGCCCAGGGCTGGTGGAAGGGCGACCTCGAGACCAACGTCACGATGGACGCCGAAGATCTGCTGCTCCGTCAGTTCCTGGGCATCCGCGACGAGAAGACCACGCACGCGGCCGCACTCTTCATCCGCGGCGAGCAGCGCGAGGACGGTACCTGGGCCACCTTCTACGGCGGACCGGGCGAACTCTCCACCACCATCGAGGGATACGTCGCCCTGCGGCTGGCCGGTGACGCGCCGGACGAGCCGCACATGGCGCGGGCGTCCGCGTGGATCCGTGAGCAGGGCGGTATCGCGGCGGCCCGCGTCTTCACCCGGATCTGGCTCGCACTGTTCGGCTGGTGGAAGTGGGACGACCTGCCCGAACTCCCGCCGGAGCTCATGTTCTTCCCGAAGTGGGTGCCGCTCAACATCTACGACTTCGGATGCTGGGCACGGCAGACCATCGTGCCGCTCACCGTCGTCTCGGCGAAGCGTCCGGTACGGCCCGCGCCCTTCCCGCTCGACGAGCTGCACACCGACGCGAGCAACCCGAATCCGGTCAAGCCCCTTGCTCCGGTGGCCAGTTGGGACGGGGTCTTCCAGCGCCTCGACAAGGCCCTGCACACCTACCGCAAGGTCGCGCCGCGCGGTCTCCGACGAGCCGCGATGAACACCGCCGCCCGCTGGATCATCGAGCGGCAGGAGAACGACGGCTGTTGGGGAGGCATCCAGCCGCCCGCCGTGTACTCGATCATCGCTCTGCACCTGCTGGGCTACGACCTCGAACACCCGGTGATGCGCGAGGGGTTGGCGTCCCTCGACCGGTTCACCGTCTGGCGGGAGGACGGGGCCCGGATGATCGAGGCCTGCCAGTCGCCGGTCTGGGACACCTGCCTCGCGACCATCGCGCTCGCCGACGCGGGCGTGCCCGCCGATCATCCGCAGCTGGTGAAGGCCGCGGACTGGATGCTCGGAGAGGAGATCGTCCGCCCCGGTGACTGGGCGGTCAAGCGGCCCCGACTTCAGCCCGGTGGCTGGGCGTTCGAGTTCCACAACGACAACTACCCCGACATCGACGACACCGCCGAGGTCGTCCTCGCGCTGCGCCGCGTCAAGCACCACGACCCGGAGCGCGCCGAGAAGGCCATCGGCCGCGCGGTGCGCTGGAACCTCGGCATGCAGTCGAAGAACGGTGCCTGGGGCGCCTTCGACGTCGACAACACCAGCATGTTCCCCAACAAGCTGCCGTTCTGCGACTTCGGCGAGGTCATCGACCCGCCGTCCGCCGATGTCACCGCGCATGTCGTGGAGATGCTCGCGATCGAGGGCCTGTCCCACGATCCGCGCACCCGCCGCGGCATCGAGTGGCTGCTCGCCGAACAGGAGGCGAACGGCTCCTGGTTCGGCCGCTGGGGCGTCAACTACGTATACGGAACAGGGTCGGTGGTGCCCGCGCTGGTCGCCGCCGGACTGCCTGGATCGCATCCGGCGATCCGCCGGGCCGTGGCCTGGCTGGAGACCGTGCAGAACGACGACGGCGGCTGGGGCGAGGACCTGCGCTCCTACCACGACGTCGCCGAATGGAGCGGACGCGGCGCCTCCACCGCATCCCAGACAGCCTGGGCGCTGCTCGCGCTGCTGGCGGCCGGCGAACGGGAGTCCAAGGTGGTGGAGCGCGCCGTCGCCTGGCTCGCGGAGACCCAGCTGGCGGACGGCTCCTGGGACGAGCCGTACTTCACCGGTACGGGGTTCCCGTGGGACTTCTCGATCAACTACCACCTCTACCGTCAGGTCTTTCCGCTCACCGCGCTCGGCCGGTACGTCAACGGCGAACCGTTCGCCGACCGGCAGTCCGCCTTCGGCAGGGCGAGCTGA
- a CDS encoding polyprenyl synthetase family protein, with amino-acid sequence MPTVPPASTAADAVDVTALLERGRTLATPVLRAAIDRLAPPMDTVAAYHFGWIDAEGNPAAGDGGKAVRPALAVLSAQAAGAAPEVGVPGAVAVELVHNFSLLHDDLMDGDEQRRHRDTVWKVHGPAQAILVGDALFALANEILLELGTVEAGRATRRLTTATRALIDGQAQDISFEHRDRVSVEECQEMEGNKTGALLACASSVGAVLGGADDRTADTLERYGHHLGLAFQAVDDLLGIWGDPVATGKQAWSDLRQRKKSLPVVAALAAGGPASEQLGELLAEDAKRSDFEDFSEAEFAARAALIEQAGGREWTAQEARRQHTVAVEALDTIHMPDQVRAQFAELADFVVVRKR; translated from the coding sequence GTGCCCACTGTGCCCCCGGCATCGACGGCTGCCGACGCGGTGGACGTGACCGCGCTCCTGGAGCGCGGCCGGACCCTGGCCACTCCGGTACTGAGGGCGGCCATCGACCGCCTTGCCCCTCCCATGGACACTGTCGCCGCCTACCACTTCGGCTGGATCGATGCCGAGGGCAACCCCGCCGCGGGCGACGGCGGCAAAGCCGTACGCCCCGCGCTCGCCGTTCTGTCCGCCCAGGCCGCCGGTGCTGCCCCCGAGGTGGGCGTGCCGGGAGCGGTCGCCGTTGAACTGGTGCACAACTTCTCACTGCTGCACGACGACCTGATGGACGGCGATGAGCAGCGCCGCCACCGTGACACCGTGTGGAAGGTACACGGTCCCGCCCAGGCGATCCTGGTCGGCGACGCCCTGTTCGCACTGGCCAACGAGATCCTGCTGGAACTCGGCACGGTCGAGGCGGGCCGCGCCACGCGCCGTCTCACCACCGCCACCCGCGCCCTGATCGACGGTCAGGCGCAGGACATCTCCTTCGAGCACCGCGACCGCGTCAGTGTCGAGGAGTGCCAGGAGATGGAGGGCAACAAGACCGGCGCCCTGCTCGCCTGCGCCTCCTCCGTCGGCGCGGTGCTCGGCGGCGCGGACGATCGCACCGCCGACACGCTGGAGAGGTACGGCCACCACCTCGGCCTGGCCTTCCAGGCCGTGGACGACCTCCTCGGTATCTGGGGCGACCCGGTCGCCACCGGCAAGCAGGCCTGGAGCGACCTGCGCCAGCGCAAGAAGTCCCTGCCGGTCGTGGCCGCGCTTGCGGCGGGCGGCCCGGCCTCCGAGCAACTCGGCGAACTCCTCGCCGAGGACGCCAAGCGCAGCGACTTCGAGGACTTCTCCGAGGCGGAGTTCGCCGCGCGCGCCGCACTCATCGAGCAGGCGGGCGGCCGCGAATGGACCGCCCAGGAGGCGCGCCGCCAGCACACGGTGGCGGTCGAGGCGCTCGACACGATCCACATGCCGGACCAGGTGCGGGCCCAGTTCGCGGAGCTCGCCGACTTCGTCGTCGTACGAAAGAGATGA
- the hpnE gene encoding hydroxysqualene dehydroxylase HpnE: protein MNDTTQDEGLDADPWNRPATAVVVGGGLAGITTALALADAGVRVTLLEGRPRLGGLAFSFQRDGLTVDNGQHVYLRCCTAYRWFLDRVDATELAPLQDRLDVPVLDADGKPGRRLGRIGRTALPVPLHLARSLATYPHLSLAERAKVGRAALALKGLDLADPALDAQNFGSWLTAHGQSERAVEALWDLVGVATLNAVAGDASLGLAAMVFKTGLLSDPGAADIGWAHVPLGELHDRLARKALDSAGVRTELRTRVTSISPNKNGVWRVQVPGETLDVDAVVLAVPQREAHDLLPEGALDAPERLLAIGTAPILNIHVVYDRKVLSRPFFAALGSPVQWVFDRTEASGLSTGQYLALSQSAAQDEIDEPVSALRERYLPELERLLPRTRGAEVRDFFVTRERTATFAPTPGVGRLRPGARTKAPGLYLAGAWTATGWPATMESAVRSGVSAADAALSALGRPRDHLFELFEEAA, encoded by the coding sequence ATGAACGACACGACGCAGGACGAGGGGCTCGACGCGGATCCGTGGAACCGCCCCGCGACGGCCGTGGTGGTCGGCGGAGGGCTCGCCGGAATCACCACCGCGCTCGCGCTCGCCGACGCCGGAGTGCGCGTGACGCTGCTCGAAGGCAGGCCGCGCCTCGGCGGGCTCGCCTTCTCCTTCCAGCGCGACGGGCTCACCGTGGACAACGGCCAGCACGTGTACCTGCGCTGCTGCACCGCCTACCGGTGGTTCCTCGACCGCGTCGACGCAACGGAGCTCGCGCCCCTGCAGGATCGTCTCGACGTGCCCGTTCTCGACGCGGACGGCAAACCCGGACGCAGACTCGGCAGGATCGGGCGCACGGCCCTGCCCGTACCTCTGCATCTGGCGCGCAGCCTCGCCACGTATCCCCATCTGTCCCTCGCGGAGCGCGCCAAAGTCGGACGTGCCGCCTTGGCGCTCAAGGGGCTCGACCTCGCGGATCCGGCGCTCGACGCGCAGAACTTCGGCAGCTGGCTGACCGCGCACGGTCAGTCGGAGCGTGCCGTCGAGGCACTGTGGGACCTGGTCGGGGTCGCCACCCTCAACGCGGTGGCCGGCGACGCGTCGCTCGGGCTTGCCGCGATGGTGTTCAAGACCGGTCTGCTGTCCGACCCGGGCGCGGCCGACATCGGCTGGGCACACGTCCCGCTGGGGGAACTGCACGACCGGCTGGCCCGCAAGGCGCTCGACTCCGCGGGCGTCCGTACCGAACTCCGGACACGGGTCACCTCCATCTCACCTAACAAGAACGGTGTTTGGAGGGTTCAGGTTCCCGGCGAGACGCTCGACGTCGACGCGGTCGTGCTCGCCGTACCGCAGCGCGAGGCCCACGATCTGCTGCCCGAGGGCGCGCTCGACGCCCCCGAGCGGCTGCTCGCCATCGGTACGGCGCCGATCCTCAACATCCATGTCGTGTACGACCGGAAGGTGCTCAGCAGGCCGTTCTTCGCGGCGCTCGGCTCTCCGGTGCAGTGGGTCTTCGACCGCACCGAGGCGTCCGGGCTCTCGACGGGCCAGTACCTCGCGCTGTCGCAGTCGGCCGCCCAGGACGAGATCGACGAACCCGTCTCCGCGCTGCGCGAGCGGTATCTGCCGGAGCTGGAGCGGCTGTTGCCCCGCACCCGCGGCGCCGAGGTGCGCGACTTCTTCGTGACCAGGGAGCGTACGGCGACGTTCGCTCCGACACCCGGCGTCGGACGGCTGCGGCCCGGCGCCCGTACCAAGGCACCCGGCCTCTACCTGGCCGGCGCGTGGACCGCCACAGGGTGGCCCGCGACCATGGAGAGTGCGGTCCGTAGTGGCGTGAGTGCGGCGGACGCCGCACTGAGCGCACTGGGCCGGCCCCGCGATCACCTCTTCGAGCTCTTCGAGGAGGCGGCGTGA
- a CDS encoding DUF6380 family protein, whose protein sequence is MDTLGQDDAGPGKRRATLRSGTASLTSTADRAQLDQHGKASGEGAR, encoded by the coding sequence ATGGACACTTTGGGCCAAGATGACGCAGGTCCAGGGAAACGGCGCGCAACCCTCCGGTCGGGGACCGCGTCCCTGACTTCAACGGCCGACCGTGCACAGCTCGATCAGCACGGCAAGGCCTCGGGGGAAGGTGCACGATGA
- the hpnD gene encoding presqualene diphosphate synthase HpnD, translating into MIRTVETPPHTTAPVLAAYSYCEAITGQQARNFAYGIRLLPTPKRRAMSALYAFSRRVDDIGDGALAPDVKAARLEDTRALLARIRDHAVDEDDTDPVAVALSHTADHYPVPLDGLDELIDGVLMDVRGETYETWDDLKIYCRCVAGAIGRLSLGVFGTEPKARGVERAPEYADTLGLALQLTNILRDVREDAENGRTYLPADDLAKFGCSAGFDGASPPAGSDFAGLVHFEVRRARALFAEGYRLLPMLDRRSGACVAAMAGIYRRLLDRIERDPEAVLRGRVSLPGREKAYVAVRGLSGLDARNVSRRTIRRRT; encoded by the coding sequence GTGATCCGGACCGTGGAGACTCCGCCGCACACGACCGCACCGGTGCTCGCCGCATACAGCTACTGCGAGGCGATCACCGGGCAGCAGGCTCGCAATTTCGCGTACGGCATCAGACTGCTGCCGACGCCCAAGCGCCGCGCCATGTCGGCGCTGTACGCGTTCTCACGGCGCGTCGACGACATCGGGGACGGCGCGCTCGCTCCCGACGTCAAGGCGGCGCGGCTGGAGGACACCCGGGCGCTGCTCGCCCGGATCCGCGACCACGCCGTGGACGAGGACGACACCGACCCGGTCGCGGTCGCCCTCAGTCACACGGCGGACCACTACCCGGTCCCGCTCGACGGCCTCGACGAACTGATCGACGGCGTCCTCATGGACGTCCGCGGCGAGACCTACGAGACCTGGGACGACCTCAAGATCTACTGCCGCTGTGTGGCGGGAGCCATCGGCCGGCTCTCGCTCGGCGTGTTCGGTACGGAACCGAAGGCGCGCGGAGTCGAGCGGGCGCCCGAGTACGCCGACACGCTCGGGCTCGCGCTCCAACTCACCAACATCCTCAGAGATGTGCGCGAGGACGCCGAGAACGGGCGGACCTATCTGCCCGCGGACGACCTGGCGAAATTCGGCTGCTCGGCCGGCTTCGACGGAGCGTCTCCACCGGCCGGCTCCGACTTCGCGGGCCTCGTCCACTTCGAAGTGCGACGGGCCCGCGCGCTTTTCGCGGAGGGCTACCGGCTGCTGCCCATGCTGGACCGCCGCAGCGGCGCCTGCGTCGCCGCCATGGCCGGCATCTACCGCCGTCTCCTCGACCGTATCGAGCGCGACCCGGAGGCCGTCCTGCGCGGCCGTGTCTCACTGCCCGGCCGGGAGAAGGCGTACGTCGCCGTGCGGGGACTTTCCGGTCTCGACGCCCGGAACGTCTCGCGTCGAACCATCAGGAGGCGCACTTGA
- the hpnC gene encoding squalene synthase HpnC: protein MTPAGTARAGGPERSTLDKAADENFPVAPFFLPRAWRADLMAVYGFARLVDDIGDGDLAPGGADARLLGVSPEEAEDRLILLDAFEADLRRVFDATPNHPLLRRLQPTVRQVGLTPEPFLGLIAANRQDQLVKRYETYDDLLDYCELSANPVGRLVLSVTGTSTPERIRRSDAVCTALQIVEHLQDVAEDLGRDRIYLPADDMKSFHVQEADLATTTAGASVRALVAYEAERARNLLNEGTPLVGSVHGRLKLLLAGFVAGGKAAIRAIAAAEYDVLPGPPKPGKIQLLREVGVTLRGEG, encoded by the coding sequence ATGACGCCAGCCGGGACGGCGCGCGCCGGTGGCCCGGAGCGCAGCACCCTCGACAAGGCCGCGGACGAGAACTTCCCCGTGGCGCCGTTCTTCCTGCCCCGGGCATGGCGTGCCGACCTCATGGCCGTGTACGGCTTCGCCCGCCTGGTCGACGACATCGGCGACGGCGACCTCGCCCCCGGCGGTGCCGACGCCCGCCTCCTGGGCGTGTCCCCCGAGGAGGCCGAGGACCGGCTGATTCTCCTGGACGCCTTCGAGGCCGACCTCCGCAGGGTCTTCGACGCGACCCCGAACCACCCACTGCTGCGCCGCCTCCAGCCGACGGTCCGCCAGGTCGGCCTCACCCCCGAGCCCTTCCTCGGCCTGATCGCCGCGAACCGCCAGGACCAACTGGTCAAGCGGTACGAGACCTACGACGACCTCCTCGACTACTGCGAACTGTCCGCCAACCCGGTCGGCCGTCTGGTCCTCTCCGTCACCGGCACCTCGACCCCCGAGCGGATCCGCCGCTCCGACGCCGTCTGCACCGCACTGCAGATCGTCGAGCACCTCCAGGACGTCGCCGAGGACCTCGGCCGCGACCGCATCTATCTGCCCGCCGACGACATGAAGAGTTTTCATGTCCAGGAGGCGGATCTCGCCACGACCACGGCAGGCGCATCAGTGCGCGCACTGGTTGCATACGAAGCAGAACGCGCCCGGAACCTCCTGAATGAAGGCACCCCCCTCGTGGGTAGCGTCCACGGCAGGCTGAAGCTGCTGCTCGCGGGGTTCGTGGCGGGAGGAAAGGCGGCGATCCGGGCGATCGCCGCCGCCGAATACGACGTACTTCCCGGCCCGCCCAAGCCCGGCAAGATCCAGTTGCTGCGCGAGGTGGGAGTGACTCTGCGAGGAGAGGGGTGA
- a CDS encoding ABC transporter ATP-binding protein translates to MAEQNTGDRIPTVIADELHIVYRVNGAKTGKGSATAALSRILKRGEERGVRKVHAVRGVSFMSYRGEAIGLIGSNGSGKSTLLRAIAGLLPAEKGHVYTDGQPSLLGVNAALMNDLTGERNVILGGLAMGMSREQVRERYQDIVDFSGINEKGDFITLPMRTYSSGMAARLRFSIAAAKDHDVLMIDEALATGDRSFQKRSEARIRELRKSAGTVFLVSHNNKSIRDTCDRVLWLERGELRLDGPTDEVLKEYEKFTGR, encoded by the coding sequence GTGGCTGAGCAGAACACCGGGGACCGGATCCCCACCGTCATCGCGGACGAACTGCACATCGTCTACCGGGTCAACGGCGCCAAGACCGGCAAGGGCAGTGCCACCGCGGCCCTCAGTCGCATACTCAAGCGCGGCGAGGAGCGCGGCGTCCGCAAGGTGCACGCCGTCCGCGGCGTCTCCTTCATGTCCTACCGCGGTGAGGCCATCGGCCTGATCGGCTCCAACGGCTCCGGCAAGTCCACCCTGCTGCGGGCCATCGCGGGACTGCTCCCCGCCGAGAAGGGGCACGTGTACACCGACGGCCAGCCCTCGCTCCTCGGCGTCAACGCGGCCCTGATGAACGACCTCACGGGCGAGCGGAACGTCATCCTCGGCGGGCTCGCCATGGGCATGTCCCGCGAGCAGGTCCGGGAGCGATACCAGGACATCGTCGACTTCTCGGGCATCAACGAGAAGGGCGACTTCATCACGCTCCCGATGCGCACCTACTCCTCCGGCATGGCCGCCCGGCTGCGCTTCTCCATCGCGGCGGCCAAGGACCACGACGTCCTGATGATCGACGAGGCCCTGGCGACCGGCGACCGCTCCTTCCAGAAGCGCTCCGAGGCCCGCATCCGCGAGTTGCGCAAGAGTGCGGGCACGGTCTTCCTCGTCAGTCACAACAACAAGTCGATCCGTGACACGTGCGACCGCGTCCTGTGGCTGGAGCGCGGCGAGCTGCGCCTGGACGGCCCGACCGACGAGGTCCTCAAGGAGTACGAGAAGTTCACGGGCAGGTAG
- a CDS encoding ABC transporter permease — protein sequence MSETTHDGGVAVSVPPSPDEGLSAAGLAAKYGLAVSGARPGLVEYVRQLWGRRHFILAFSQAKLTAQYSQAKLGQLWQVATPLLNAFVYFLIFGLILGADRGMPQEVYIPFLVTGVFVFTFTQSSVMAGVRAISGNLGLVRALHFPRAALPISFSLQQLQQLLFSMIVLFVVAVGFGSYPGLSWLLILPVLVLQFLFNTGLAMIMARMGAKTPDLAQLMPFVMRTWMYASGVMFSIPVMLEKHPAWIADILQWNPAAIYMDLMRFALIDGYGSENLPPHVWAVATGWALLVVVGGFVYFWKAEERYGRG from the coding sequence GTGAGTGAGACAACGCATGACGGCGGTGTCGCGGTGAGCGTCCCTCCGTCCCCCGATGAAGGGCTCTCCGCGGCGGGCCTCGCCGCCAAGTACGGGCTCGCCGTGAGCGGCGCCCGGCCCGGACTCGTCGAGTACGTCCGCCAGCTCTGGGGACGGCGTCACTTCATCCTCGCCTTCTCACAGGCGAAGCTGACCGCCCAGTACAGCCAGGCCAAGCTCGGCCAGCTCTGGCAGGTGGCCACACCGCTGCTGAACGCATTCGTGTACTTCCTGATCTTCGGCCTGATCCTGGGCGCCGACCGCGGTATGCCTCAGGAGGTCTACATCCCGTTCCTGGTGACAGGTGTCTTCGTCTTCACCTTCACCCAGAGCTCGGTGATGGCGGGCGTCCGAGCGATCTCGGGGAACCTCGGCCTGGTCAGGGCGCTGCACTTCCCGCGCGCCGCGCTGCCGATCTCGTTCTCGCTGCAGCAACTCCAGCAACTGCTCTTCTCGATGATCGTGCTGTTCGTCGTGGCGGTCGGCTTCGGCAGCTACCCGGGCCTGTCCTGGCTGCTGATCCTCCCGGTCCTCGTCCTGCAGTTCCTCTTCAACACCGGCCTCGCGATGATCATGGCCCGGATGGGCGCCAAGACCCCGGACCTGGCGCAACTCATGCCGTTCGTGATGCGTACGTGGATGTACGCGTCCGGCGTGATGTTCTCCATCCCCGTGATGCTGGAAAAGCACCCCGCCTGGATCGCCGACATCCTCCAGTGGAACCCGGCCGCCATCTACATGGACCTGATGCGCTTCGCGCTCATCGACGGCTACGGCTCCGAGAACCTGCCCCCGCACGTGTGGGCGGTCGCGACCGGCTGGGCCCTCCTCGTCGTCGTCGGCGGATTCGTGTACTTCTGGAAGGCTGAGGAGCGGTACGGCCGTGGCTGA
- a CDS encoding glycosyltransferase family 2 protein, whose protein sequence is MSTAMKVGAVIITMGNRPEELRALLDSVAKQDGDPVEVVVVGNGSPVPDVPEGVRTVELAENLGIPGGRNVGIEAFGPGGTEVDVLLFLDDDGLLAHHDTAELCRQSFGADPELGIISFRIADPETGITQRRHVPRLRASDPMRNSRVTTFLGGANAVRTKVLAEVGGLPDEFFYAHEETDLAWRALDAGWMIDYRSDMVLYHPTTAPSRHAIYHRMVARNRVWLARRNLPAPLVPVYLGVWLLLTLARRPSRPALRAWFGGFKEGWTSPCGPRRPMKWRTVWRLTRLGRPPVI, encoded by the coding sequence GTGAGCACCGCCATGAAGGTCGGCGCGGTGATCATCACCATGGGCAACCGCCCCGAGGAACTCCGTGCCCTCCTCGACTCGGTCGCCAAGCAGGACGGCGACCCGGTCGAGGTGGTCGTGGTCGGCAACGGCTCGCCCGTCCCGGACGTCCCCGAGGGGGTACGGACGGTCGAACTGGCCGAGAACCTCGGTATCCCCGGCGGTCGCAACGTCGGCATCGAGGCGTTCGGCCCCGGCGGCACCGAGGTGGACGTCCTCCTCTTCCTCGACGACGACGGCCTCCTCGCGCACCACGACACCGCGGAGCTCTGCCGACAGTCCTTCGGGGCCGACCCGGAGCTCGGCATCATCAGCTTCCGCATCGCCGACCCCGAGACCGGGATCACCCAGCGCCGCCACGTGCCCCGGCTACGCGCGTCCGACCCGATGCGCAACTCGCGCGTGACCACCTTCCTCGGCGGGGCCAACGCCGTCCGTACGAAGGTGCTCGCGGAAGTCGGCGGACTGCCCGACGAGTTCTTCTACGCCCATGAGGAGACCGACCTCGCCTGGCGTGCCCTCGACGCGGGCTGGATGATCGACTACCGCTCGGACATGGTGCTTTACCACCCCACGACCGCCCCCTCGCGGCACGCGATCTACCACCGGATGGTCGCCCGCAACCGTGTCTGGCTGGCCCGTCGCAATCTGCCCGCGCCGCTGGTTCCCGTATACCTCGGCGTGTGGCTGCTGCTGACCCTCGCCCGCCGCCCCTCCCGGCCCGCGCTGAGAGCCTGGTTCGGTGGATTCAAGGAGGGCTGGACCAGTCCGTGCGGCCCACGGCGCCCCATGAAGTGGCGTACGGTATGGCGCCTGACGAGACTGGGCCGGCCACCCGTCATCTGA
- a CDS encoding CDP-alcohol phosphatidyltransferase family protein has protein sequence MQKPSVAELRPVVHPPGVKDRRSGEHWAGRLYMRELSLRIDRHLVNTRVTPNQLTYLMTVFGVLAAPALLVPGIPGAVLGVLMVQLYLLFDCVDGELARWRKQYSLAGIYVDRVGAYLCDAAVLVGFGLRAADLWGTGRIDWLWAFLGTLAALGAIMIKAETDLVGVARHQSGKPPVQESASEPRSSGMALARRAAAALKFHRLVLGVEASLLILVLAILDTVRDDLFFSRLGVAVLAGIALLQTLLHLVSILASSRLK, from the coding sequence ATGCAAAAGCCATCGGTAGCTGAGCTCCGCCCGGTCGTCCACCCTCCGGGTGTGAAGGACCGGCGGAGCGGCGAGCACTGGGCCGGCCGGCTCTACATGCGCGAGCTCTCGCTGCGCATCGACCGGCACCTGGTGAACACCCGGGTCACGCCCAACCAGCTGACCTACCTGATGACCGTCTTCGGCGTCCTCGCCGCCCCGGCGCTGCTGGTGCCGGGCATCCCGGGCGCCGTACTCGGCGTACTGATGGTCCAGCTCTACCTGCTGTTCGACTGCGTCGACGGCGAGCTCGCCCGCTGGCGCAAGCAGTACTCGCTCGCCGGGATATACGTGGACCGCGTCGGCGCCTACCTGTGCGACGCCGCCGTACTCGTCGGCTTCGGGCTGCGCGCCGCCGATCTGTGGGGCACCGGGCGGATCGACTGGCTGTGGGCCTTCCTCGGCACCCTGGCCGCCCTCGGCGCGATCATGATCAAGGCCGAGACCGACCTCGTCGGCGTGGCCCGGCACCAGAGCGGGAAGCCGCCGGTCCAGGAGTCCGCCTCCGAGCCGCGCTCCTCCGGCATGGCCCTGGCCCGCAGGGCCGCCGCCGCGCTGAAGTTCCACCGGCTCGTCCTCGGCGTCGAGGCGTCCCTGCTGATCCTGGTCCTGGCGATCCTGGACACGGTCCGCGACGATCTGTTCTTCTCGCGGCTCGGCGTCGCGGTCCTGGCCGGCATCGCGCTGCTGCAGACCCTGCTGCACCTGGTGTCGATCCTCGCGTCGAGCAGGCTGAAGTGA